A segment of the Melioribacteraceae bacterium 4301-Me genome:
TTATATTTGCTTTTGCTAACCCGCAAATTGGTACTAAAATAGAAGACGTGAAACAAGTTGGCATTGATGTTTATATTTGTCTCGATGTTTCATTAAGTATGACAGCTGAAGATGTAAAACCAAACCGATTAGAAAAAGCTAAATATGAAATATCTCAGCTAATGCAAAAACTAAACGGCGACAGGATAGGCTTAATAATTTTTGCTGGGCAGGCGTATGTACAGTTTCCGTTGACTTCTGATTATTCAGCTGCAAATTTATTTTTATCTGCAGTTAATACTAATAGCGTTCCGCAACCCGGTACAGCTATAGCATCTGCAATTGAACTTGCAACAAAATCATTTAATTATAATGACCAAACAAAGAAAGCAATTATTGTTATAACTGACGGTGAAGACCACGAAGGCGATATTGATAAAGCAGTCGATGAGGCTGTATCAAAAGATATTATGATTTATACTATTGGCTTCGGCTCGCCGACCGGTGTACCTATACCAATTTACGATTCTTCGGGAAATCAAATAGGTTACAAGAAAGACGCTCAAGGTAATATTGTATTGACCAAACTTGACCAATCAATACTGCAGGAAATTGCTCAGAAAGGTAATGGTAAATTTTATCTGGGCTCCAATAATCAAGATGAGCTTGATAAAATTTACAAAGATCTTTCAAATATTGAGAAGAGTGAATACGGTACAAAAAAAATCACTGATTATGAAGACCGTTTTTATTATTTACTTTTTTTAGCTTTATTAATTCTTATTGTTGAATTTTTTATTCCGTTAAATAAGTCAAAACTTTTTGCAAGATTAGAAAGTATAAGTGAAAAAAAATAAGAACTATGTTGTTAAGAGAAATAAATATCGCCTG
Coding sequences within it:
- a CDS encoding VWA domain-containing protein encodes the protein MFRFAHPEFLYLFLLLPIMIGLYWLTFTKQNKMLSFFIGEKLHKILFPNRSIFKSHLKFFLTLFAFSLLIFAFANPQIGTKIEDVKQVGIDVYICLDVSLSMTAEDVKPNRLEKAKYEISQLMQKLNGDRIGLIIFAGQAYVQFPLTSDYSAANLFLSAVNTNSVPQPGTAIASAIELATKSFNYNDQTKKAIIVITDGEDHEGDIDKAVDEAVSKDIMIYTIGFGSPTGVPIPIYDSSGNQIGYKKDAQGNIVLTKLDQSILQEIAQKGNGKFYLGSNNQDELDKIYKDLSNIEKSEYGTKKITDYEDRFYYLLFLALLILIVEFFIPLNKSKLFARLESISEKK